The DNA window GGCAGCCCTACAGGGGACCGATGCTCACGGGGCACGGGGATGCTAACAGCACTGTGCACTCCATCGAAGGGGTGCCTGTATCAGAACTGATTAATTACCTGGTGTCGATGGTCACCAAGAGGTACGGTCTGGTGCTGCGCAAGATACTGGCAACTAGCTGCAACTCAAAGGTGGGGGATTTGGGTGAGGTCAGTATTCCGGTCTTTTACGCGCTGGAGGACGTAAGGCCTTTCTCTTTCCTGGATAGGAGGACCAGCCAGAGAGGAAGGGGGACGGTTGATTATTTTGTAACCTGGGGCGATAAGTGGATGGCGAAATATCCGGGCCAGGAGCCGGTTCTATATGAGCCAAAACCTGAGGATATAGAGGCACATCCGCCGCTGACGAAGAAGGAGATAAAATTCCTGATCCAAAAGGATGCCGAGGACAGGGAGAGGGCCAAGGTTGAGGAGGCGGTGAAGACCGAGGATGAGGAATCTCCAAAGATGGACAGGTCCAGGATTATAGCTGACTACCTGGCGCTGGTGAAGTCGAGTTTTGCATCGATGGGTCAGCGGGTAATGCGTAAGTCTCAGCCTGAATCTACCGAATACACTACATATGATGTGCCGGGATCGATCGACGACAGGGACGGGGTTGAGAGCACCATCTACGGGATAGACAGCGATATTGAAGGGGTGATAGCCGCGTTTTATGAAGGCGATCTGACCGAAGAGGAATTCAAAGGCTATATGTCGGAGAAGGCGGCGGAATTGAAAGAGAAGTGGGCTCCGTTCATAGAAGCCGCAAAGGATAATGTTAAAACCAGGGTTGATGCTATCAAGATACTGGATGCCCTGCTGGCGGGCATGCCGGATACACATACAATCAGGCCGTTCAGGAGTTTATTGGAGGAGTGGAGGAGGGAGTTAAAGATAATTTAACTCCCTGTCATTGCCCGACTTGATCGGGCAATCCAGTAAGCACAGTTTGTCATGCTGAACGAAGTGAAGCATCTCGTCTTTCAGCGGGCAAAAAATACGAGATTCTTCAGTCACTACGTTCCTTCAGAATGACAGCTAGATCATCCTTCCGCGGAAGGATGATGACAATCGACGTTTACTGCGGTTTCGGTATCCTGTGGAAGCGAATCCTGGCCAGCCCCTTTAAATCCTCGATAACGGTCTTTTTGATATTGACCGTTGTTCCGGGGTCATCGACCCACGTTACAGGTATCTCAGCTATTTTATATCCGTTCTTCATCGCGAGTAGAAGCATCTCTGTGTCGAAGAACCATTCGTTGTTCTTAGTTAGAGGAAGTATCTTCTGCGCGCAGTCACGGCTCATTGCCTTAAATCCGCACTGGGCGTCGGATAGTGTCGTGAAGAACATGATCTTGATAAGAAGGTTGTAGCATCTCGACGTAAACTCGCGTTTATGGCCTCGAGTTGTTTTAGCGCCGCGCTTCAATCTCGATCCGATG is part of the Dehalococcoidia bacterium genome and encodes:
- a CDS encoding dolichyl-phosphate beta-glucosyltransferase, with translation MTTVAVFIPVYNEEAALPGSVATLRDFLASNLKHDWHIVIADNASTDKTWEIAQSLAKQYNDVVPFHIDQKGRGRALRKVWLDSKADIVSYMDVDLSTGLDAFPKLVQAIIDGADIAIGSRLKRGAKTTRGHKREFTSRCYNLLIKIMFFTTLSDAQCGFKAMSRDCAQKILPLTKNNEWFFDTEMLLLAMKNGYKIAEIPVTWVDDPGTTVNIKKTVIEDLKGLARIRFHRIPKPQ